From the Lathyrus oleraceus cultivar Zhongwan6 chromosome 4, CAAS_Psat_ZW6_1.0, whole genome shotgun sequence genome, one window contains:
- the LOC127074123 gene encoding ATP-dependent Clp protease proteolytic subunit-related protein 2, chloroplastic, which yields MAVSPYAAVSTPRVCSPPSVSTKIYSGLKLQSSRSFGASSVSSSVNAQFFGKVNKVLNFRYANQKPVRAQFLMMPIGTPRVRYKTPGEDSWQWIDLWNALYRERVVFIAQEINEEFSNQILATLLYLDSIDNTRFLYLYINGPGGELTPCLALYDTMQSLETPIATHCVGQAYNMASFLLAAGQKGKRTAMPLSRIALQSPAGSARGRADDIRNEADELLRIRDYVFKELASKTGQPFEKIAEDLKRIKRFDAQGAIDYGLIDKIVRPPRIKAHASHEDAGAGIG from the exons TGTTTCCACTAAAATCTACTCTGGATTGAAACTCCAATCTTCAC GTTCTTTTGGAGCGTCTTCCGTTTCATCTAGCGTAAATGCTCAGTTTTTCGGTAAAGTTAACAAAGTTCTCAATTTCCG GTATGCTAACCAGAAACCAGTTAGGGCACAATTTCTAATGATGCCCATTGGAACTCCTAGAGTACGCTATAAAACACCCGGTGAAGATTCTTGGCAATGGATTGATTTATGGAATGCCCTT TATCGAGAACGTGTTGTCTTCATTGCACAAGAGATAAATGAAGAATTTAGTAATCAAATATTGGCAACTTTGCTGTATCTTGACAGTATAGATAACACCAGGTTTCTCTATTTGTACATTAATGGTCCTGGTGGGGAG CTTACACCATGCTTGGCTCTCTATGATACCATGCAGAGCTTGGAGACTCCTATAGCCACTCATTGTGTGGGCCAAGCTTATAATATGGCATCATTTCTTCTTGCAGCTGGACAAAAG GGAAAACGTACTGCAATGCCTCTTTCAAGAATTGCTCTCCAATCTCCAGCAGGATCTGCTCGTGGTCGG GCGGATGATATTCGAAATGAAGCAGATGAACTTCTTAGAATCAGAGATTACGTTTTCAAGGAGTTAGCGAGCAAAACAGGCCAGCCTTTTGAGAAG ATTGCCGAAGACTTGAAAAGGATAAAACGGTTTGATGCACAAGGGGCCATTGACTATGGGCTCATTGACAAAATTGTAAGGCCACCCCGCATAAAAGCTCATGCATCTCACGAGGATGCAGGCGCAGGCATTGGTTAA
- the LOC127074122 gene encoding AT-hook motif nuclear-localized protein 1, translating to MEASGGVSGGVTVVGSDAPSEFHVAPRTENQTPTGGSVVQFTTAVQGNSQPQNPPHAAVVTVVPADTTVPEKKKRGRPRKYAADGSVRIALSPKPISSSAPLPPVIDFTAEKRAKVRPVSSVSKGKFELENIGEWVPCSTSSNFTPHIITVNTGEDVTMKVISFSQQGPRALCVLSANGVIKSVTLRQPDASGGTLTYEGLFEILSLSGSFMPNDSGGTRSRSGGLSVSLSSPDGRVVGGGVAGLLVAASPVQVVVGSFMAGNQHEQKARNQKHDVISTVTTTAIVPIPTLDPIPILSSVTSFRGDNWSAVQAPETKDKPVSDINVSLPGG from the exons ATGGAGGCTAGTGGCGGTGTTAGTGGTGGCGTTACGGTGGTGGGATCGGATGCTCCGTCAGAGTTCCATGTAGCACCGAGAACCGAGAACCAAACTCCGACCGGTGGATCGGTAGTTCAGTTTACTACAGCGGTCCAAGGAAATTCTCAGCCGCAGAATCCGCCGCATGCGGCGGTGGTAACGGTGGTCCCGGCAGATACGACGGTTCCTGAGAAGAAGAAGAGAGGCCGGCCGAGAAAGTATGCAGCGGACGGTTCGGTGAGGATAGCGCTGTCTCCGAAGCCGATATCTTCCTCTGCTCCGTTGCCACCGGTGATCGATTTCACGGCGGAGAAGCGTGCGAAGGTGCGGCCGGTTAGCTCGGTGAGCAAAGGCAAATTCGAGTTGGAAAATATAG GTGAATGGGTCCCTTGCTCAACTAGTTCAAATTTCACACCTCACATCATCACTGTTAATACTGGAGAG GATGTTACTATGAAAGTAATATcattttctcagcaagggcctcgAGCTCTATGTGTTCTTTCAGCAAATGGTGTCATAAAAAGTGTCACACTTCGTCAGCCCGATGCTTCTGGGGGCACATTGACATATGAG GGACTATTTGAAATTCTTTCTTTATCTGGTTCATTCATGCCAAATGATAGCGGAGGAACACGAAGCAGGTCAGGTGGTCTGAGTGTTTCTTTATCAAGTCCTGATGGCCGTGTTGTTGGTGGAGGAGTTGCTGGTCTATTGGTGGCTGCAAGTCCAGTGCAG GTAGTGGTTGGTAGTTTTATGGCAGGAAACCAACATGAGCAGAAGGCGAGAAATCAGAAACACGATGTGATATCAACTGTGACAACTACTGCTATTGTTCCCATCCCTACTCTTGATCCAATTCCTATTCTATCATCAGTTACTTCCTTCCGCGGAGATAATTGGTCTGCTGTGCAGGCGCCAGAAACGAAAGACAAGCCTGTTTCTGACATTAACGTGTCACTTCCTGGCGGTTAA
- the LOC127136419 gene encoding uncharacterized protein LOC127136419: MEEVEQIEQNNPRPLMVQGNQNAGQVLRHVQQNHFEGENNIANMVEEILSQNGFNVGLHRPNFISLFSEYVRQTKSPKGWKVPKFTKLAKNTNESIVEHVTRCQTEAGDIANNENLKMKYFPNSLTKNAFTWFTTLPPHSVQSWSQLERLFHEQIYMGQSKISLKELASVRRKVHESIDDYLNRFRLLKAMGFTQVPEHELVDMVVGGLDYSIRKKLDT, translated from the coding sequence ATGGAAGAGGTAGAACAAATAGAACAAAATAACCCTAGGCCTTTGATGGTTCAAGGAAACCAGAATGCTGGCCAAGTGCTTAGGCATGTCCAACAAAACCATTTTGAGGGAGAAAACAACATAGCAAACATGGTCGAGGAAATTTTGTCCCAGAATGGATTTAATGTGGGACTCCATAGACCAAATTTTATATCCCTTTTTTCAGAATACGTTCGACAAACAAAATCACCTAAGGGGTGGAAAGTCCCAAAGTTTACCAAATTGGCCAAAAACACTAATGAGTCGATAGTTGAACATGTCACCCGTTGCCAAACTGAGGCTGGCGACATTGCTAACAATGAGAATTTAAAGATGAAATACTTCCCTAATTCTTTAACTAAAAATGCTTTCACTTGGTTCACAACTCTTCCTCCACACTCTGTCCAATCATGGAGTCAGTTGGAGAGATTGTTCCACGAACAAATTTATATGGGACAATCGAAAATTAGTTTGAAAGAGTTGGCTAGTGTTAGGAGAAAAGTCCATGAGTCGATAGATGACTATTTGAATAGATTTAGACTTCTCAAGGCAATGGGTTTTACGCAGGTGCCTGAACACGAGTTGGTCGACATGGTCGTTGGTGGCCTAGACTATTCAATTAGGAAGAAATTGGATACCTAA